A genome region from Natronosalvus rutilus includes the following:
- a CDS encoding M24 family metallopeptidase, with product MEKLERLDATLEATDLESVWFARPNSFAWLSGGSSVVDREGDLGVGALGYDGDEVTLLADTIEIDRLYEEELPDLEAAGVSVTRESFPWYERSLVEAIAERVEGQAAADVDVPGLERLDPTTVRQPLTATDRERYRDLGRETAAAVEAVCRELQPDDTEDEVTAALTVSLAARNIEAPVVLVGGSERAQQYRHYTPKPVEFGDYALVSVTTQRHGLHASCTRAVAFDPPEWLEERHRHAARVETTALAATRDAAAAGGTAGDVFAEIQTAYDALGHAGEWEHHHQGGAAGFAGREWIATPDHEAPVTAPMAYAWNPTVQGAKSEDTVLVSDDGFKTLTDAGSDADDWPTVEVEAVGEYDLELERPAVLGLE from the coding sequence ATGGAAAAACTCGAGCGACTGGACGCCACTCTCGAGGCGACCGACCTGGAGTCAGTCTGGTTCGCCCGCCCGAACTCGTTCGCGTGGCTGAGCGGCGGTAGTTCGGTCGTCGACCGCGAGGGCGACCTCGGCGTCGGGGCCCTCGGCTACGACGGCGACGAGGTGACACTGCTGGCTGATACCATCGAGATCGACCGTCTCTACGAGGAAGAACTGCCCGACCTCGAGGCCGCAGGTGTATCGGTAACCCGGGAATCGTTCCCCTGGTACGAACGCTCGCTCGTCGAGGCGATTGCCGAACGCGTGGAGGGCCAAGCAGCCGCGGACGTCGACGTCCCCGGCCTCGAGCGCCTCGATCCCACGACGGTTCGCCAGCCGCTGACGGCGACCGACCGCGAGCGCTACCGCGACCTCGGCCGAGAGACGGCGGCGGCCGTCGAGGCCGTCTGCCGTGAGCTCCAGCCCGATGACACCGAAGACGAGGTCACCGCGGCGCTCACGGTTTCACTCGCCGCCCGAAACATCGAGGCGCCCGTCGTCCTCGTCGGTGGTTCCGAACGCGCGCAGCAATACCGCCACTACACCCCCAAACCCGTCGAGTTCGGCGACTACGCGCTCGTCTCGGTGACCACCCAGCGCCACGGCCTGCACGCCAGTTGCACCCGCGCCGTCGCCTTCGACCCGCCGGAGTGGCTCGAAGAGCGCCACCGTCACGCCGCCCGGGTCGAGACGACCGCGCTGGCCGCGACCCGGGACGCTGCCGCGGCGGGCGGCACCGCCGGCGACGTCTTCGCCGAGATTCAGACGGCCTACGACGCCCTCGGCCACGCCGGCGAGTGGGAGCACCACCACCAGGGCGGTGCCGCCGGCTTCGCCGGACGCGAGTGGATCGCGACCCCGGACCACGAAGCGCCCGTGACCGCGCCGATGGCCTACGCCTGGAATCCGACCGTCCAGGGCGCCAAGAGCGAGGATACCGTTCTGGTCTCGGACGACGGCTTCAAGACGTTGACGGACGCTGGCAGCGATGCCGACGACTGGCCGACCGTCGAGGTCGAGGCGGTCGGTGAGTACGACCTCGAACTCGAGCGGCCCGCGGTGCTCGGGCTCGAGTGA
- a CDS encoding SDR family NAD(P)-dependent oxidoreductase — MSTTRGAIIVGASSGIGEALARELAEEGYELGLAARRTERLTSIGESLPTNTYVATMDVTDVEDARDGFEDLVEAMPPVDLVVLSAGVGGPNHGLEWEHERETIDVNVRGFTALATAAMEYFENRQAFESERDGHLVGISSVASRFGNPSSPAYNASKAFVSTYLEGLRYRQSKRAADVTITTVEPGFVDTELMLADDPFWVSSPETAATQIARAIRRERSHVYVTRRWRLVAWLFEALPEPVVRRIMT, encoded by the coding sequence ATGTCCACGACTCGAGGCGCGATCATCGTCGGCGCCTCCTCCGGCATCGGGGAAGCGCTCGCCCGCGAACTCGCCGAAGAGGGGTACGAACTCGGCCTCGCGGCGAGGCGAACCGAGCGGCTGACGTCGATCGGCGAGTCTCTACCGACGAACACCTACGTCGCGACGATGGACGTCACCGACGTCGAGGACGCCAGGGACGGTTTCGAGGACCTGGTCGAGGCCATGCCGCCGGTCGACCTGGTCGTCCTCAGTGCCGGCGTCGGTGGCCCCAACCACGGCCTTGAGTGGGAGCACGAACGGGAGACCATCGACGTCAACGTCCGCGGCTTTACCGCGCTGGCAACGGCGGCGATGGAGTACTTCGAGAATCGCCAGGCGTTCGAGAGCGAGCGCGACGGCCACCTCGTCGGCATTTCGTCGGTCGCATCTCGGTTCGGGAACCCCAGCTCCCCCGCCTACAACGCCTCGAAAGCGTTCGTCTCGACGTACCTCGAGGGGCTCCGGTATCGGCAATCGAAACGAGCGGCCGACGTGACGATTACGACTGTCGAACCCGGATTCGTCGACACCGAGCTCATGCTCGCGGACGACCCGTTCTGGGTCAGTTCGCCGGAGACCGCGGCTACACAGATCGCTCGAGCGATCCGGCGGGAGCGCTCGCACGTCTACGTCACCCGGCGCTGGCGGCTGGTCGCGTGGCTGTTCGAGGCGTTGCCCGAGCCGGTGGTTCGGCGAATAATGACCTGA